A genomic window from Candidatus Thermoplasmatota archaeon includes:
- a CDS encoding trimethylamine methyltransferase family protein, translating into MEGIKVRFRLKVLTDDQVDDIHDASLKILERTGVRFDSEDSQKRLLKAGAVRHPTRKNVLAFPRSMTEEAIKHIMPYGKNCARDPKNDMHFDGEHMYAHALGGNPSMMDLETGEMRMSTLKDVEDATRLMDALEFCHSISNLVVATDVPPELLVIKTQEAMMKNSSKCISGYALNVESVDILAKMWACVTGGLEELRKRPLLDVYGSPSSPLTYDAHAADVIVRGAEYGVSVDLVPCPICGGTAPITIAGGLAQQNAELLAGVMLVHTVTTKIPIQYSGRLSMMDLRTGKNVWGMPEMALASAATVQIAHKYKMIADVYGVTMDGNMLDIQAGIERAETAMIPAMAGADNLSGIGGAWENAASYQMLVVDNEIYADVFRTVRGFDVNTDTLAIDLIDKVGHMGNFLAQPHTMKYLRQGEIRNSQLYDKRTAEKAKKDGVRPLQDVAKDVVKKILREHVPMPLDRDVEKDLSKIVKDAEKTLMGRR; encoded by the coding sequence CAAGATCCTGGAAAGGACCGGCGTCAGGTTCGACAGCGAGGACTCACAGAAGAGGCTTCTGAAGGCTGGAGCCGTACGGCACCCGACGAGGAAGAATGTGCTAGCATTCCCTAGGAGCATGACGGAAGAGGCGATTAAACACATCATGCCCTACGGCAAGAACTGCGCAAGAGACCCGAAGAACGACATGCACTTCGATGGCGAGCACATGTACGCGCACGCCCTTGGTGGCAACCCGAGCATGATGGACCTCGAGACAGGCGAGATGAGGATGTCCACTCTGAAGGACGTCGAGGACGCCACCAGGCTGATGGATGCACTAGAGTTCTGCCACTCCATTTCGAACCTGGTGGTCGCGACCGATGTCCCTCCCGAGCTGCTCGTGATCAAGACGCAGGAAGCGATGATGAAGAACTCGAGCAAGTGCATTTCCGGTTATGCGCTCAATGTCGAAAGCGTCGATATTCTAGCGAAGATGTGGGCATGTGTCACCGGCGGCCTGGAGGAGCTCAGGAAGAGGCCTCTGCTCGATGTCTACGGCTCACCGAGCAGCCCGCTTACCTACGATGCACATGCTGCAGATGTCATTGTCAGAGGGGCCGAGTACGGAGTATCAGTGGACCTCGTCCCATGCCCCATATGCGGCGGGACGGCACCCATCACGATTGCGGGCGGGCTCGCACAACAGAACGCTGAGCTGCTCGCGGGCGTCATGCTCGTCCACACGGTTACCACGAAGATACCGATACAGTATTCCGGTAGGCTGAGCATGATGGACCTCCGGACGGGCAAGAATGTCTGGGGCATGCCGGAGATGGCGCTTGCGTCCGCGGCCACTGTCCAGATCGCTCACAAGTACAAGATGATAGCCGACGTCTATGGCGTGACGATGGACGGCAACATGCTCGACATACAGGCAGGAATAGAGCGCGCGGAGACGGCAATGATCCCCGCGATGGCGGGGGCAGACAACCTGTCCGGCATCGGTGGGGCGTGGGAGAACGCCGCGAGCTATCAGATGCTTGTCGTGGACAACGAGATTTACGCCGATGTTTTCAGAACCGTGCGCGGGTTCGATGTCAACACCGACACACTGGCCATCGACCTCATCGACAAGGTCGGCCACATGGGCAACTTCCTCGCCCAGCCGCACACCATGAAATACCTTAGGCAGGGAGAGATCAGGAACTCGCAGCTCTACGACAAGAGGACCGCTGAGAAGGCCAAGAAGGACGGTGTGAGACCGCTTCAAGATGTTGCGAAGGATGTTGTGAAGAAGATCCTTAGGGAGCACGTGCCCATGCCTTTGGACAGGGATGTGGAGAAGGACCTGTCAAAGATCGTCAAGGATGCGGAGAAGACGCTGATGGGAAGGCGCTGA